A single genomic interval of Bradyrhizobium japonicum USDA 6 harbors:
- a CDS encoding ABC transporter permease, producing the protein MSFANGSPGHTKAFITARVLTGARMFPVPVYIATVFTAFFLIAAIAPKLLQTHDPLALSLMSPLRAPSLTHWLGTDQSGRDLYSRIVAGTGQSLSIGLGATALSLAIALILGVTAGLSGGWIDNVLSRLFDALFALPTLFLALLFVSLLGTSVSTLIIAVGLGTSPGYARMVRVQVLRVKATGYVEAAKALGHSPRGILFKHILPNAISPLATMFTLGIGQAIIWASGLSFLGLGVAPPSSEWGALLNAGRNYVIYAWWLEVMPGIAIATFALSVTVIGQYVQQRLEGRIELP; encoded by the coding sequence TCCGGTTCCGGTCTATATCGCGACTGTCTTCACGGCCTTCTTCCTCATCGCGGCGATTGCGCCGAAACTGCTTCAGACGCATGATCCGTTGGCGCTGAGCTTGATGTCACCTCTCAGGGCCCCTTCATTGACGCATTGGCTGGGGACGGACCAGTCCGGACGGGATCTCTATTCCCGCATCGTGGCGGGGACAGGTCAGTCTCTCTCCATTGGGCTGGGTGCGACTGCGCTCAGCCTTGCCATCGCGCTCATACTCGGCGTGACGGCGGGCCTGTCTGGCGGCTGGATCGACAACGTGCTCAGCCGGCTCTTCGACGCCCTGTTCGCTCTCCCCACTCTGTTCCTTGCGCTTCTCTTCGTTTCGTTGTTGGGCACCTCGGTCTCGACACTGATTATCGCGGTCGGCCTTGGAACATCGCCAGGATATGCACGCATGGTGAGGGTGCAGGTTCTGAGGGTCAAAGCTACTGGTTATGTTGAGGCGGCAAAGGCGTTAGGCCACTCGCCCAGGGGCATCCTGTTCAAGCATATCCTCCCCAACGCAATCAGCCCGCTTGCGACAATGTTCACGCTCGGTATCGGGCAAGCCATCATTTGGGCATCCGGCCTTTCGTTTCTCGGCTTGGGAGTTGCGCCCCCGTCATCGGAATGGGGCGCACTGCTCAATGCCGGGCGCAACTACGTAATCTATGCATGGTGGCTCGAGGTCATGCCCGGGATCGCCATCGCTACCTTCGCGCTCTCAGTGACTGTCATCGGCCAGTACGTGCAGCAACGCCTGGAAGGAAGGATCGAGCTTCCATGA